Sequence from the Bufo bufo chromosome 10, aBufBuf1.1, whole genome shotgun sequence genome:
atattcctgtacataggagcagtattatagtagttatattcttgtatataggaggcagtattatagtagttatattcttgtacataggagcagtattatagtagttatattcttgtacataggaggcagtattatagtagttatattcttgtacataggagcagtattatagtagttatattcttgtacataggagcagtattatagtagttatattcttctacataggtggcagtattatagtagttatattcttgtacataggagcagtattatagcagttatattcttgtacataggaggcagtattatagtagttatattcttgtacataggaggcagtattataatagttcgaTTCTTGTATAttggaggctgtattatagtagttttattcttgtacatagaaggcagtattattgtagttatattcttgtacataggagcagtattatagttgttatattcttgtacataggaggcagtattatagtagttatattcttgtatataggaggcagtattatagtagttatattcttgtatataggaggcggtattatagtagttatattcttgtacataggagcagtattatagtagttatattcctgtacataggagcagtattaccgtagttatattcttgtacataggagcagtattatagtagttatattcttgtatataggaggcagtattatagtagttatattcctgtacataggagcagtattatagtagttatattcttgtatataggaggcagtattatagtagttatattcttgtacataggagcagtattaccgtagttatattcttgtacataggagcagtattatagtagttatattcttgtacataggaggcagtattatagtagttatatacttgtacataggagcagtattatagtagttatattcttgtacataggagcagtattatagtagttatattcttgtacataggaacagtattatagtagttatattcttgtacataggagcagtattatagtagttatattcctgtacataggagcagtattatagtagttatatacttgtacataggaggcagtattatagtagttatattcttgtacataggaggcagtattatagtagttatattcttgtacataggagcagtattatagtagttatatacttgtacataggagcagtattatagtagttatattcttgtacataggagcagtattatagtagttatattcttctacattggaggcagtattattgtagttatattcttgtacattggaggcagtattatagtagttatattcttgtacataggaggcagtattatagtagttatattcttgtacattggaggcagtattatagtagttatattcttctacattggaggcagtattattgtagttatattcttgtacattggaggcagtattatagtagttatattcttcctcATGAACACAGATCAGTACAGACATTAAAGTTTACTTTGAAGTGTTGGGGGCAGGACATGAGACCCCTGCGTTGTCACCACCAGTCTAAATGTATATACAACAGTGCGATATCAGCCTGGTAATAGCATTTGTCGGAGTGCTTTGTACTGCACCCCCATGCTGGTATTAGCGGCTGATCTCTGACTTGCTGTCCTTAGGGTATATCCCTCTGTTGACCCATGTGTTCTACTGGTCAGCTTAGTCCCTCCACTCTCCTTCTATGTTAGGTGATGGGTTACAGTTGGACAGTGACATCTGGATCACGCATGTCATTCCCAAGAGGAACTCTGCAGCTGTCATGGCCTCTATACTCGGTGCCCCTCCAGAATTCTCCTGTAGCTGAGGGCACCATAACCAGGACCAATGGGACCAAGCAGCGTCCCAACACTTTTATATTGTCAATATGTTCAACTGAAAATACATGGTGGGATTGAAATTCCCATGGCAGAACTAAGACGAGCCATAAGTCTCCTGTAAATACAACCTGCCAAGATGTCTTCTTGTTTGATGACTCTTCAGCCGTCTGAGTCGTCTTGGTCTCCTACATAGACGCAGGAAGGCAACCACTTTCAGCCACTAGAATTTGGACTTTCAACAGTCTCTACTCCTCTCTCCCACTGCTCTAGCTGCGTTTCAGTCTAAACTGTTGATCTGGCATTCTATTCATGAAACAGTAGGTTCCAATTTCAAGCTGCTCGTAATCAAAAGTAATTTTGGATAATTTAGATTCTTTTTCATGGTTTATTTCTTAATGCTTTTAATTTTTGATATTTTCTTGCCGCCGATCACCAAAATTGTGTATTTGTCTGATATCTCTGCTCGGTGATTACACAATACCAATTAAGACTTGCTGAGAGGCCACGCGGCCAAATGTAATAGATTTGTTTTGTGTGTTACATAAATTGCCATGGAAACAAAGTATCTTCTATTTTTGTACCAAACGGCTAAAAGCCCCTCCACTTAATTCCCCCTTGGAGGACAAGTGCTTGAGCTTCTGACTGGGAGCGTTACCGGGCCGAGTGCTGCGTGTTAACGGTATAGATGCCAACCTCAGTATTCCAAAATGTGACAGGCGcaggcagatgtagcagagccgactcTGTCACATGTAGTAGAGCTAATTTTGCCATTGCAATATGATGTGCCTTCTCGgtgattttacataggactgcatgttaaACTTATGTAAAGGATAGAGACCTTTTTCCGTTGTGAGTCTCTTCTAAGAGCTATTTTGTAACTGCTTATGCCGAATAGACGCCCCTTTATCGCTCCATCGCGAagatttaaaggggctgtgccaaCCCTAAATGTtgttttaatataattcagcataaAAAACTAGTTACTTTTTACATTTACCTTGTGTTACAACAAAGCTCCAGTTGATAGATTTATTATAATGGCGCCctctggtgtttaatctgtatgcCTGCTGAGCTGGGTGAGCAGGGTGGCACATGCTCAGCTCCACGCTGTTAGAAGATGTCACAGTGACAAAGAGAaacctgctgcagaaaggacacccccctcgAGCTGTGATGAGGATtcttgcagcagaaaggacacaacccctgagttgtaatagggagagagctgctgcaaaaaggaaatgccccctaagctgtgattgggagagctgctgcagaaaggaaatGCCCCCTCGAGCTGTGATAAGGATTctttcagcagaaaggacacatcccctaagtagtaatagggagagagctgctgcagaaaggacaccctccttgagctatgATAAGGATTCttccagcagaaaggacacatcccctaagttgtaatagggagagagctgctgcagaaaggaaatGCCCCTAAGCTGTGATtgggagagctgctgcagaaaggaaatgcccccttgagctgtgataaggattctttcagcagaaaggacacatcccctaagtagtaatagggagagagctgctgcagaaaggacaccctccttgagctattATAAGGATTCttccagcagaaaggacacatcccctaagttgtaatagggagagagctgctgcaaaaaggaaatgccccctaagctgtgattgggagagctgctgcagaaaggaaatgcccccttgagctgtgataaggattctttcagcagaaaggacacatcccctaagtagtaatagggagagagctgctgcagaaaggacaccctccttgagctattATAAGGATTCttccagcagaaaggacacatcccctaagttgtaatagggagagagctgctgcaaaaaggaaatgccccctaagctgtgattgggagagctgctgcagaaagaacTCCCCCCTCGAGCTGTGATAAGGATtcttgcagcagaaaggacacatcccctaagttgtaatagggagagagctgctgcagaaaggacaccccccttgAGCTATGTTAAGGATtcttgctgcagaaaggacacatcccctgacttgtaatagggagagagctgctgcagaaaggaaatGCCCCTAAGCTGTGATtgggagagctgctgcagaaaggacacatccccttgaGCTGCCCCATTAGCCAGAGGTTTCTTATAGGTTTCTCCCTCGAGAGTTCCCTAACCAGTGACCTAGATCTTGAAATGGTTGTCATCACCTTTAAGGACTACTATATATGTATCAATATTGGTTTTCTAATCTACTTGAATTAAATGGAAGCTATAGAAGTATGTCTCCAAGAAGCGCCATCTAGTGGCAGCTAAGATTCTTAACAATCGCCAGAAGTTTTAATACCCGCTGTTTAAATGACAAACTCAGATCTGCTACATCTCTATATGATATAATTTTTCTTaggactattatttttttttttaaccagaagtCTGGGTTGGTTTATGGTTTCTAAATCTTGTAAACCTTTTACAAAAAATCCAGTCTCCATTGGGACTTGTTGAGGCTTTTCAAGCCCCATGTCTCATAACACATCAATACAGGCCGGTTACACTCGGCCTCCTGGGACTGTTTAATGTCTTGTGTGAGTCCTGGTTATTGGATGGGTCATGGTTTAGGCAATAAAAGGTCAGATATTGATTCATGGAATATAGCCTCTCTGTGCCTGTTATTTTGGGGTGCTAATTGGGTTCCTTGAAAATTGCAATGTCCTGCAAAGGGTTAAAGTCCGTTTCTGTGACCCTTCTCATAAGTAACAGAATGAAAGAAATTGTCTACATTTCTTTAATATTTTCAGTCCAATTGCTCTATATGCACAGTCCGCCATGTCTTTCGATTTATGACTCCCACCGTCACACCCCTTGGTAGGTAGTATTTGGTAGAAATGGCCACATAACAGCCCACACTCGCCCCAGGACTCTTCCTCATAGGGTTTCCGTTTATTTCAGTGGAGCGtacaacatgtaaaaaaaaaactactatatggcccccttcacacgggcgtcacggccGGGTGAGGgccgatgcgttcagggtgcattgcgggaaatccgcgcgagtaggcacgcaattgcagtcagttttgtctgcgattgcgttccgatgttcagttttttccgcgcgagtgcaatgtgtaTGTGGTACCCGGActccttcactgaagttcgggtttgggttaagtgttctattcattttattattttctcttataccgTGGTTAtagaggaaaataatagcattctgaatacagaatgcttagtaaaatgtccattgaggggttaaaaaaagaaataaaaataactcacctcctccacttgatcgcgcagccggcatcgccttctttcaggaccttcaaaaggacctttgacgtaatcgcgctcaccacgtcagcgcaggtcctgctgaatgacgaTCGAAgatcctgcgctgacgtcaccacgtgatgagcgcgattacgtcatcaaaggtcctgaaagaagaagaagaagaagaaagaagacgatgcgcgaacaagtggatgaggtgagttaattatttttattttttaacccctcaatggatattttactaagcattctgtattcagaatgctattattttcccttataaccatgttataagggaaaataataaaatcttcacaacaccgaacccaaacctgaacttctgtgaagaagtccgggttcgggtctgggtatcacaatcagttttttatcacgcgcgtgcaaaacacattgcactcgcgcgttaaaaactgaacaacgctatCACGGTCAAAACttactgaaattgcgtgcgcactcgcgtgggtttgcctcaatgcacccgggacacatccggagcaaatccgggacgcctgtgtgaaagaggcctttaaaggtgcagggtgctgtgcaggtcactgttaaagggtcggacactgtggaggtcattgttaaaggggcgggcactgtggaggtcacttaagggGGTGGGCCTCTGAGGAAGTCACTGTCAAGGCAgtagggtgctgtgaaggtcaaagttaaggggaaggGCTgaggtggggggtcagtgttaaggggtggggaactgtggagttcactgttaaaggggcggggtgctgtagaggtcacattatggggggaactgtcgttatcttttaatgacacacacaaacattagatgtaatagatgaaatatacccttctgctagtatatatatatatagcagcactCTAGCTGACAAAGTGCAAATATGGAGCAATTTAGACCCCGATCCATGGGTCAAAGGAATACATTCTAGAAGAAATCACAGCGCTCCAACCACAATACTGGAAAACCGCTGATTTATTCTCAAGTGACCATAGACCTGCAACATTTCGGCTCCTACCTGGAGCTTTTTCCAGGCATGGtgggagccgaaacgtcgcatgtctATGGACACTTGAGAatgaggctacgtctacacgacgacagatTGGGCACAAccgcactgcaacatttgtagcgcaacattttgttgcactaatgtcgcgcgacaatttttataatggcagtctatggtgtcgcactgcaacacgcaacatgctgcgactgcgacgcaacagtcacagaaaaatccatttgagatgttgcatgttgcagtgcgacaccatagactgccattataaaaattgtcgcgcgacattagtcgtGTAGCCGTAGCCTAAATCAGCGGTTTTCCAGTATTGTGGTTGGAGCGCTGTGATTTCTCATAGAACATATAGAACTATATACATGCACATGCTGAGTATATATACTGCATATAGGGAATAGGctttgtgtgggaaattcccagaCAATGTCAGTGACACCTGTCACATCCCCAGGTTGAGTGTCCCCCGCACTTTGCACCTGCCCTTATGAACTATTGCCTGAGTTACACCGGGGGTCACTGACGGCGTTTGAAGCAGGGGAGCTGTCAGGGTCGGGCCCCTGGGGTGAGGGTAGTAGTCCTGGAGGGTTCATTTCTTGTACAGACATACACAATGGGATATACAGTTGACAAAACAGTAGCTCccgaatacagatgtagcagatctGAGTCTGTCATTTGGCACAGCTCCTCCTGATAGCGCAGTGTGTTGTCTGCAGGGTGCATCATCTAGAACTGTGTGGAGCAGATTATCCAAATGACAAATTCAGTTCTGCTACATTCTTACATATTGGTATTTGTTGTCTAGTTTTATATTGACACATCTCAACCTTTTCTGTTTTCAATGCAGTCAGAAAATGGGAATGGATAGAGGTACATGGGGCCTCCATCAAGGGTGATCAGTGGAATACCGGGGTGACTGTACACCGGACCACCAGGGAGGGGGACAAGTGACCCCAGAAACTTTATTGGGTAAAATTCTACAATGTCATCAACACAAGGTGGATATTAATGAGATTGTACATTTTATCCTATATAATCGTACATTTGACTATTTCACCCTCCACGTTTTGCCATCGGCACCGGGCAACCCTGGCAGGAATAGGCCCCCTCCGTACCACACCTCCCCCATTGGTAAAACCAGGCGCTGAGCCGCCCTGTAACGCAGTGTAATGGACCCCCCACCCCCAGCCTTGTGGGCTGAAAGCTTTTCATTACCGCTGATGGGAGGCCGGCCGGTAATTACACCGACGGACCCGGCTGCCGCCGCTTTACTGCTTTGTCTGCTTAATGGAGGAGGATTTTACTGACTTGCTCGGTAATTGGATATATTTTTCTGTTCTATGGGCCGAGCCGTAATGGCGCTCTGCATTGATGGAGGACGCAGATGGTAATTATGGGTTAAATCCTTGATATTGGATATCATGGTGGAAAATTGGTTATTTTTAAGCCCCTGCGATCCCGCTGCCACCAATCTGAGCTgatgtgccctttccacccctagTAGTACCCAGGCACCTACTCCTTGTGCCCATCCAGGACTCCTTCCCCGCTACCAATCTCTAGTGATCGGGATCAGAACAGGAAGTTGTATatactggctgctgattggctgatccTCTGTGTGTCACCCTGACCCCTGACCTTCCCCCTTTGCGCCCCGGTCTTTTCCCACTGCTGCCTGCCATTGTTTTGCTAGTCCCCCCATTTGCAGGATTTCCCTTTGTGTAGGGTACctgaatggcaccatttaatttcatATGTTTGCATAAGGGGGTACAAAACAGTATTTTTGAGTTATGCTACATCCTGTTTTGCTTTGGATGGGGTCTGTGGACCATCCAGGTGTAGGGGGCGCTGACACTTTTGCAACTTACTTACCATTGCGTTCTAATTACTCTCTTAAATCTACACTGTATAAAATGAGTGATACATTGTGGCGCTCTTCCTGCTCTTGACCGTACCTTGCTTCACAGCTGATTGGAGTGTGGCATGAGTGGGGTCTGTGCCCTCTTCAGTTGGTTAAGTGGCATTAGCGGGTGTGTGTGATTACCAGATGATCAGGGGGGTACAGCTCCACTTACTGTGATTTGAAGCATGGATTTTATCAGTCGCCGCATTGACCTGCACACAAGTGCCAATCAGCCGTGTCCGCACCGACTCCGCATATTCTGCCCCGGGTACGCGGTACAGGTGATTACAGTGCAGCATAATTAAGAGCTGCTCATCGAGTCAAGAAGCCCCCAAACAAGTCCTCACCGCCTCCTCACCGATTGATGCTGACAATTATATTCAGCTGGGCGACCAGACCACCACCACAGGTCCCCTGGAGTCCTGAGAGCCGATTGTGCCGAATACCACAGCCCACCCCTCTGACTACAGGTTGTGTCCGattattgcagttcagccccctGCATtttaatggagctgagctgcaataccagacgcaacccatggacagatgtggtgctgtttctggaagagatCGGACATGATTTTCTCATTTTTAACCACTTTATTTTCAGGTAGGCACCCGGGTCTGTAGTCCTCCCCAGGTCTGTAATGTGCCCCCCATCATATTGTCGCCCACTCCTTCTATTCACAGACTGATCGCTGACGTGTGTATTTGCAGGAGAAGTGACGAGATGGAGGGCGACAGTCTGAGCTGCGTCAAATACCTCATGTTCATCTTCAACTTCTTCATATTTGTGAGTATACTCAGTGTCTTCTCATCTTACACACATtagaggggttgtgtcatctcagaccCGTCTCCAGAATGagcccccaaaagtgaaggaggtTGCGGCTTGCTCGCCCTTAATTTTTGTGGGTGTCCCATATAAGTGAACAGAGAGCGTGGCCACGGCTCCATTCATTTATACAGGACCACCCGAGATGGCGCTCAGCTATTTGTGGCAGTCCCACAGAAATGGCGGGCGGCCGCGCGTGCTCTCTGCTCGCTTCAGGGGTCCTGTTCTGGAGAAACACACCTATCCGACATCAGTGGCATATCCTAATtattatgccaccaatgtctgagatgtgacaacccctttaagtctctaaCACCGGACAGCccttaagtagagatgagcgaatcaacatcggaagtcgatttgcataaaactttgttaccttggaaccgaacccgagttcgggaaatgttttttttttttacagtacaaattaatttatgaagttgttatccgaagtcgattcgctcatccctacccttcAGAAAGGCTCCTGCAAAATGTAGATGTTGTGTTGTGCCCGGGCAATTCCCTATGGACCATAGGAGTCTGTAGTCTGAAGATGGAAGAagttgtgagcatgctctgtgacctgtgcagaggtcattatgcagggagggggaggcggCGAGCTGTGGtcacctgttgtgaatggtggatcctgtgtatctatatgtacaggtgaactcgaaaaatgtgaatatcgtgcaaagttcatttatttcagtaatgcaacttaaaaggtgaaactaacatatgagactcattacaggcaaagcgagatatttgttataatttggatgattatgatttacagcttatgaaaccccaaagtcacaattttgaggtcccctttgctcagggggtatggattaattagctgactagagggtgacactttgagccgagaatattgaaccttttcacaatattctaattttaagctgcattaatacaattccttttaatttgcattactgaaataaatgggctTTTGCaccatattcaaattttttgaattTTCACCAGATGCCTGCCTGTCATggaaatcctgcctgtgatgatgacGACGAGAGGATTTGTGTGAAGTATTCTGTACAGGAAAGGAAGTGTCAGCCTATTATGGGGCTCAGGGTGAAAACCGAAAGATTTAAGGACATGTTTAATATAGATATTGACGAGCTTTGATAAACTCACAGAAATTGATGTAAGACAAATGAGATTGAACTGAATTATCCTTTCTTCTTCCTAACCTGTCacttttccccttcccccccccccccccccagcttggTGGATCCTTTCTGCTTGGACTTGGACTCTGGGTGATCGTTGACCCCACTGGTTTCCGGGAGATAATTGCTGCCAATCCTTTGATGTTTATGGGTGCCTATCTCCTCCTTGCTATGGGTGCCATGCTTTTCCTGCTTGGCTTTTTGGGCTGCTGTGGAGCAATCCGTGAAAACAAGTGCCTTCTGCTATTTGTACGTACAGTCCGTCCACTTCCTCTTATTTGCTGACTTGCTTTCTAGATTGAGCAGAGAGAATTGtaacattaaaagggttatccaaaccTGTAACGCCCCCACCAACGATGTCCGGGCTCCTCAAACTgagaatacttacctggtccccgacgCTTGTGTCCTTCCGGATCCCTCCACGGCcatcgctgcatctccccgttgtcCAGACCACAACATCTGGTGACCGTGTGACGTCACccgtgatgcaaggggagcaggtcagcgGCGCGGTCGGCTATTGGCTGTACACCCCCATCGCCAGATGTTGTGATCTgcacgacggggagatgcagcgatgGCCATGGAGGGATCCAGAAGGACACAGGCGTCTGGGACCAGGTATGTATTCCGGGCATTGTGTGCGTTTGTGGGGGGTGTTAacaggtttggataacccctttaggcctctttcacactacagtatgtcgatttcagtgttttgcgttccgtttttcacggatccgttgttctgttttttgtttccgttgtgtttccatttttccgttccgtttttccgtatggcatatacagtatacagtaattacatagagaaaattgggctgggcataacattttcaatagatggttccgcaaaaaatgaacggATActcaagacatacggatgcattttttgcggacccattgactttaatggagccacggaacgtgatttgcagccaaatataggacatgttctatctttcaacggaatggaaatatggaaacagaatgcatacggagtacattccgtttttttttgaagaacaattgaaatgaatagttccgtatacggaacgcaaaaaacggcccgcaaaacgaaaaaaaaataaaaaacggtagtgtgaaagaggccttaaaggaagacacaagggacTCGCAACACCAGTGAGAGAATCACTGTCATGCACTGCCCCGTAAAGCCTTACACTAGAAGAACTGCTCCGCTGTGTTATGCTTAGTGCAGGACCCaaggggtggagcatgacaccAGTGGCCAAAAGAACACCAATGAGAGAATTGGTCATGCACCGCCCCCTTAAGCCTTACTTAAAGGAACAGTCTTCCTGGAGCATCCCCTTCAGTCTGCAGCCTAGAGGAGAAGGGGTTAAGGATATCATGTTTTTAGAAGAACATTTTTAGGGTCATTTGTGTCTTCAGAAACCAGTGACTCTTATAACTGTGTTGTGTTCTCTTCCAGTTTTTCATGTTTATTTTGGTCATATTCCTCGCCGAGCTCTCAGCTGCTATTTTGGCCTTCCTCTTTCGAGAGAATGTAAGTATCTTCAGTATGTGGGTTTAGGGGGTCAATGCCAGATTCAGGATCATTTTGATAGAAAAGTTGGCGTTTCCGGTTCTGCCACTCCCATTTGTCCACAGTCCTCTATAATATCATTGTTACAGATTATATTCATGGTGGACACATTCCTTACAGCGTCTCAGACGGGCTGTTTTAACGGTGTCCTGTCTATTGAGCACTAGGCTTCAGCGAATCGACCTTCGGATCGTAGATTCAAAGTCGATTCGTTAAAATACTTttgattttaatgctgtttccgtacataTTGGCTCAGTGGAGCCAAAGTTCATTTCACCCAAAGTCGTGTGAGATTTGGTGAATTCCTATAtctgggctttggtactggctggtacctcggtaccaaagccagttcggattgctattttaaattgttttaaaATGCACAGATAGGTATACAGTAGGAATGACTGAAGTCTCGGGCGAGAAGAACTTTGGCTccctggagccaatacattttaatgcttacGGAAAACGGAATTAAAATCAATGtatttgaacaaatcgacttcggatctatgatccgaaggtcgATTCGCTCAGCCTATTGAGCACCATAGGAAGAAGCCATTTATTATAGCGACAAAACGCCAGTTAATTTGGTAAAGGGGCTGTACCTGGTATTAAAAAAATGTCGGTTTTCTTTAACAAACAGAATTATAGATGTTTGAATTGTATATGTTACTGTAGCTCAGATCCAAtgcaatgaagtgaatggggctatgctgcaataccaggcacaatcTGAAGGCTGGTGTGACATCAGCCATGCTTTTCTAATCCTGTACTACAGTATTACGAATGTGTGCTGCCAGttgcgtattgcggatccgcaatacatgggtgctttttccgtgggcattccgcaacacggatgcggacccattcacttcaatgggtctagagatgcggaacggaatcctacggagtgcttccgccaGGTTTCgtcccgtatttccattccgcaaaaagatagaacatcttCCCCGCGGTCGCTGTTcgtgcagcacggccacggggcacacacgtcgtgtgcaggaggccctaCTAGTATTGTGCATATACTGATTGTTATTGGACATATGTAATGGTTAATGTCTTGTTCTCGTCTTCAGCTGACCAGGGACTTTTTTACCAGGGACCTAAAACGACATACCAAGGCAATAACAGCACAAATGTTTTTACATCAACTTGGAAATTCTGTAATGATTACAGTGAGTATCATGAATATATTACGATATAAAACTAGAAATATAGGGAACCGCGATGGGGTCTGACATTACCCCCACGAGTCCAGGGAGTGGATTGTCAGGTTTATAGACATTACGGTAATGTTCAAAGAAATATAAACACCAAGTTACTAATCTATTGTATCCTGGATATGCAGATAATGTATACACCTTTGGAACAAGCTTCCTATGATGATGGCAATCATCTCTGTTTTGTATTTTCAGTTCGACTGCTGTGGCGTGAATGGACCAGAGGATTTCGGTGGTGCTTTGCAATACACAATGAATGGTGTA
This genomic interval carries:
- the TSPAN18 gene encoding LOW QUALITY PROTEIN: tetraspanin-18 (The sequence of the model RefSeq protein was modified relative to this genomic sequence to represent the inferred CDS: inserted 2 bases in 2 codons; deleted 1 base in 1 codon) yields the protein MYCGTWVRVGRSDEMEGDSLSCVKYLMFIFNFFIFLGGSFLLGLGLWVIVDPTGFREIIAANPLMFMGAYLLLAMGAMLFLLGFLGCCGAIRENKCLLLFFFMFILVIFLAELSAAILAFLFRENLTRDFFTRDLKRHXQGNNSTNVFTSTWNSVMITFDCCGVNGPEDFGGALQYTMNGVPEACCGKKILQKAAEIIGQEECMMGKEINRQGCYSTILNSLEPYVYIAGAXAIGVLAVELFCMIFAMCLFRA